A genome region from Stenotrophomonas maltophilia includes the following:
- a CDS encoding M3 family metallopeptidase, with protein sequence MTVANPLLDFSGLPRFEAVRPEHVAPALDVLLAEAEAAVGVAEQVQPVTWQTFVAPLDDATERLWRAWGLVGHLQGVVNTPELREAYNSNLPRVTRFASALGQNLALYRQYQALAGSPEAATFDEAQHKVLDNTLRDFRLGGAELAPEAQQRFAAIKEELSALSAKFSQNVLDATDAWSLIIEDEARLAGLPDDVKAAAHAAAEKEGKAGWKLTLQMPCYLPVQTWGEDRDLREILYRASAQRASEFGDDALDNSGNIDRILALRAELAALLGFGSYGEYSVATKMAQDPAEVLGFLRDLAARAKPFAAKDRAELEQFAREQLGIEPLQAWDLAFAADRLKQARYSYSEQDVKQYFTEPKVLGGLFSVIEQLYGLRVQEDSAPVWHEDVRFFRLVDAQGALVGQFYLDLYAREGKRGGAWMDDCRNRRVRADGSVQTPLVYLVCNFGRGANGKPATFSHNEVTTLFHEMGHGLHQLLTRIGELGVAGINGVEWDAVELPSQFMENFCWEWDHLQAMTAHVDSGEPLPRALYERMLAARNFHSGMATVRQLEFGLFDMLLHSQFEPAQDSVLALLDRVRAEVAVNHPPVWNRFPHQFNHIFAGGYAAGYYSYKWAEVLSADAYAAFEEAPQALAETGARFRDEILSRGGSRPAAENFKAFRGRAPQIDALLRHSGMA encoded by the coding sequence GTGACCGTTGCCAACCCCCTGCTCGATTTTTCCGGCCTGCCGCGTTTCGAGGCGGTCCGTCCGGAGCACGTGGCGCCGGCGCTGGACGTGCTGCTGGCCGAGGCGGAAGCCGCTGTCGGCGTCGCCGAGCAGGTGCAGCCGGTCACCTGGCAGACCTTCGTGGCCCCGCTGGACGATGCCACCGAGCGTCTGTGGCGTGCCTGGGGCCTGGTCGGCCACCTGCAGGGCGTGGTCAACACGCCGGAACTGCGCGAGGCCTACAACAGCAACCTGCCGCGGGTGACCCGCTTTGCCAGTGCACTGGGCCAGAACCTGGCGCTGTATCGCCAGTACCAGGCGCTGGCCGGCAGCCCCGAGGCGGCGACCTTCGATGAGGCCCAGCACAAGGTGCTGGACAACACCCTGCGCGATTTCCGCCTGGGGGGCGCCGAACTGGCGCCGGAGGCCCAGCAGCGCTTCGCCGCGATCAAGGAGGAACTGTCGGCGCTGTCGGCGAAGTTCTCGCAGAACGTGCTGGACGCTACCGATGCGTGGTCGCTGATCATCGAGGACGAAGCGCGCCTGGCCGGCCTGCCCGATGACGTGAAGGCCGCCGCGCACGCTGCGGCAGAAAAGGAGGGGAAAGCAGGTTGGAAACTGACCCTGCAGATGCCGTGCTACCTGCCGGTGCAGACCTGGGGCGAGGACCGTGACCTGCGCGAGATCCTGTATCGCGCCAGTGCGCAGCGCGCCTCCGAATTCGGCGACGACGCGCTGGACAACAGCGGCAATATCGACCGCATTCTCGCCCTGCGCGCGGAACTGGCGGCGCTGCTCGGCTTCGGTTCATACGGCGAGTATTCGGTGGCGACCAAGATGGCGCAGGACCCGGCCGAAGTACTCGGCTTCCTGCGTGACCTCGCTGCACGTGCCAAGCCGTTCGCGGCCAAGGATCGCGCCGAGCTGGAGCAGTTCGCGCGCGAGCAGCTGGGCATCGAGCCGTTGCAGGCCTGGGACCTGGCCTTCGCCGCCGATCGCCTGAAGCAGGCGCGCTACAGCTATTCCGAGCAGGACGTGAAGCAGTACTTCACCGAACCGAAGGTACTGGGCGGCCTGTTCTCGGTGATCGAGCAGCTGTACGGCCTGCGTGTGCAGGAGGACAGCGCCCCGGTGTGGCACGAGGACGTGCGCTTCTTCCGCCTGGTCGATGCGCAGGGCGCGCTGGTCGGCCAGTTCTATCTGGATCTTTATGCGCGCGAGGGCAAGCGCGGTGGTGCGTGGATGGATGATTGCCGCAACCGCCGCGTGCGCGCCGATGGCAGCGTGCAGACGCCGCTGGTCTACCTGGTGTGCAACTTCGGCCGTGGTGCCAATGGCAAGCCGGCTACCTTCAGCCACAACGAAGTGACCACGCTGTTCCATGAGATGGGCCATGGGTTGCACCAGCTGCTGACCCGCATCGGCGAACTGGGCGTGGCCGGTATCAATGGCGTGGAATGGGATGCAGTGGAGCTGCCCAGCCAGTTCATGGAGAACTTCTGCTGGGAGTGGGATCACCTGCAGGCGATGACCGCGCACGTGGACAGTGGCGAGCCGCTGCCGCGCGCGCTGTACGAGCGCATGCTGGCCGCGCGCAACTTCCACAGCGGCATGGCCACCGTGCGCCAGCTGGAATTTGGCCTGTTCGACATGCTGCTGCACAGCCAGTTCGAACCGGCGCAGGACAGCGTGCTGGCATTGCTGGATCGCGTGCGCGCGGAAGTGGCGGTGAACCATCCGCCGGTCTGGAACCGCTTCCCGCACCAGTTCAACCATATCTTCGCCGGTGGCTATGCGGCGGGCTACTACAGCTACAAGTGGGCCGAGGTGCTGAGTGCCGATGCCTACGCCGCGTTCGAGGAAGCGCCGCAGGCGCTGGCGGAAACCGGTGCACGCTTCCGCGATGAGATCCTGTCGCGGGGTGGCAGCCGCCCGGCGGCGGAGAACTTCAAGGCCTTCCGCGGCCGCGCACCGCAGATCGACGCGCTGCTGCGCCATTCGGGCATGGCGTAA
- a CDS encoding PLP-dependent cysteine synthase family protein — MSQREWVAAAIRKIEADFNRSADTHLIPLALPGFEGIDLYLKDESSHPTGSLKHRLARSLFLYALTNGWLREGRPVIEASSGSTAVSEAYFARLLGLPFIAVIPATTSPEKIAAIEFHGGRCHLVERACDLNCDSEKLARETGGHFMDQFTYAERATDWRANNNIAESIFKQMAEEPSPVPEWIVCSPGTGGTAATLGRYVSYRRHDTRILCADPEVSVFFDGYQAAVAGEQDWRGLTCSGGSRVEGIGRPRVEPSFIPTSVDAMVKVPDALSLAAMRHVSRQLGRRVGGSTGTNFIGVLQAAQWMREAGHQGSIVSILCDSGERYAQSYYDPSWYARQGIDVDGADAQLAAAVAGQGLPALPWCSLEAL, encoded by the coding sequence ATGTCGCAGCGTGAATGGGTGGCCGCCGCCATCCGCAAGATCGAAGCCGATTTCAACCGTTCCGCCGATACCCACCTGATCCCGTTGGCGCTGCCCGGGTTCGAGGGCATCGACCTGTACCTGAAGGATGAATCGAGCCATCCCACCGGCAGCCTGAAGCACCGGCTGGCGCGCTCGCTGTTCCTGTATGCGTTGACCAATGGCTGGTTACGCGAAGGGCGCCCGGTGATCGAAGCATCCAGCGGCTCGACCGCGGTCTCCGAGGCCTATTTCGCGCGCCTGCTTGGTTTGCCGTTCATTGCGGTGATCCCGGCCACGACCTCGCCGGAGAAGATCGCGGCAATCGAATTCCACGGTGGCCGCTGCCATCTGGTCGAGCGTGCCTGCGATCTCAACTGCGATTCGGAAAAGCTGGCCCGTGAAACCGGCGGCCACTTCATGGACCAGTTCACCTACGCCGAACGTGCGACCGACTGGCGCGCCAACAACAACATTGCCGAATCCATCTTCAAGCAGATGGCCGAAGAGCCCAGCCCGGTTCCGGAATGGATCGTGTGCAGCCCCGGCACCGGCGGTACCGCCGCCACGCTGGGCCGCTATGTCAGCTACCGCCGGCATGACACCCGCATCCTGTGCGCGGACCCGGAAGTGTCGGTGTTCTTCGACGGTTACCAGGCCGCCGTGGCCGGTGAGCAGGATTGGCGTGGCCTGACCTGCAGCGGTGGCTCGCGCGTGGAAGGCATTGGCCGGCCGCGGGTGGAGCCGAGCTTCATCCCGACCAGCGTCGATGCGATGGTGAAGGTGCCCGATGCGCTGAGCCTGGCCGCGATGCGCCATGTCAGCCGCCAGCTGGGCCGCCGCGTCGGTGGCTCCACCGGCACCAACTTCATCGGCGTGCTGCAGGCCGCACAATGGATGCGCGAGGCGGGCCATCAGGGCAGTATCGTCAGCATCCTGTGCGACAGCGGCGAGCGCTACGCGCAGAGCTATTACGACCCGTCGTGGTACGCGCGCCAGGGCATCGATGTCGACGGCGCCGACGCGCAGCTGGCGGCGGCGGTGGCCGGGCAGGGACTGCCGGCGTTGCCGTGGTGCAGCCTGGAAGCGCTGTAG
- the gloA gene encoding lactoylglutathione lyase: protein MTIPALRDVPGVAAQAPAETTGFVFNHTMLRVKDITASLDFYTRVLGYQLIDKRDFPEAQFSLYFLAYVPAGVMVPEDDNARRLWMAGLPGVLELTHNHGTESQDGAVYHDGNSDPRGFGHICVSVPDIEAACQRFEDLGVTFQKRLTDGRMKNLAFIKDPDGYWVEIIANA, encoded by the coding sequence ATGACCATTCCCGCCCTGCGCGATGTTCCCGGCGTCGCCGCCCAGGCCCCGGCCGAAACCACCGGCTTCGTGTTCAACCACACCATGCTGCGGGTGAAGGACATTACCGCCTCGCTGGACTTCTACACCCGCGTGCTCGGCTACCAGCTGATCGACAAGCGCGACTTCCCGGAGGCCCAGTTCAGCCTGTACTTCCTGGCCTACGTGCCCGCCGGCGTCATGGTGCCGGAAGATGACAACGCCCGCCGCCTGTGGATGGCCGGCCTGCCGGGCGTGCTGGAACTGACCCACAACCACGGCACTGAGAGCCAGGACGGCGCGGTCTACCACGACGGCAACAGCGACCCGCGCGGCTTCGGCCACATCTGCGTGTCGGTGCCGGACATCGAGGCCGCCTGCCAGCGCTTCGAGGATCTGGGCGTGACCTTCCAGAAGCGCCTGACCGACGGCCGCATGAAGAACCTGGCCTTCATCAAGGACCCGGACGGCTACTGGGTCGAGATCATCGCCAACGCCTGA
- a CDS encoding VOC family protein, protein METMELHRGRLIDHIQLVVRDLAASRRFYQAVFDTIGIPVAGEGEDYFWADELFVSSASSEAAAGQLTGRHHLAFQARDTATVDAFHSAAIAAGGTDNGAPGERPYHPGYYGAFVLDPDGNNIEVVYHGPANYSADSVKVTF, encoded by the coding sequence ATGGAAACGATGGAACTTCACCGTGGCCGCCTGATCGACCACATCCAGCTGGTAGTGCGCGACCTGGCGGCCAGCCGCCGCTTCTACCAGGCGGTGTTCGACACCATCGGCATCCCGGTGGCCGGTGAAGGCGAGGACTACTTCTGGGCCGACGAGCTGTTCGTTTCCAGCGCCAGCAGCGAGGCCGCCGCTGGCCAGCTGACCGGACGCCACCACCTGGCATTCCAGGCCCGCGACACCGCCACTGTCGATGCCTTCCACAGCGCCGCCATTGCCGCCGGCGGTACCGACAACGGCGCGCCCGGCGAACGCCCCTACCACCCGGGCTATTACGGTGCGTTCGTGCTCGATCCCGATGGCAACAACATTGAAGTGGTCTACCACGGCCCGGCCAACTACAGCGCCGACTCGGTGAAGGTCACTTTCTGA
- a CDS encoding CBS domain-containing protein, translating into MNVRELLQSKKEAVITIDAEDTIGAAAHKMSANRIAALVVMKDDAPVGIISEKDIVRTLADDGPQAGRRVISSLPSTGLEGIAPEATLKQAMSLMTYSRRRHLMVTEGTRLVGILSLGDIVKNLLGELELEKAVLQDIYMAAH; encoded by the coding sequence ATGAACGTCCGCGAACTCCTGCAATCCAAGAAAGAAGCTGTCATCACCATCGACGCCGAAGACACCATCGGTGCCGCCGCCCACAAGATGAGCGCGAACAGGATCGCTGCGCTGGTGGTGATGAAGGACGATGCCCCGGTCGGCATCATTTCCGAAAAGGACATCGTGCGCACCCTGGCCGACGACGGCCCGCAGGCCGGCCGCCGGGTGATTTCCAGCCTGCCGTCCACCGGCCTGGAAGGCATCGCCCCGGAGGCCACCCTGAAGCAGGCCATGTCGTTGATGACGTACTCGCGGCGCCGTCATCTGATGGTCACCGAAGGCACCCGCCTGGTTGGCATCCTCAGCCTGGGCGACATCGTGAAGAACCTGCTGGGCGAGCTGGAGCTTGAAAAGGCCGTGCTGCAGGACATCTACATGGCCGCCCACTGA
- the glmS gene encoding glutamine--fructose-6-phosphate transaminase (isomerizing) encodes MCGIVGAIADRDVVPVLIEGLKRLEYRGYDSSGIAVIDHAERSEVRRVRRTGRVSEMATAAEAEGFNAVLGIGHTRWATHGGVTEANAHPHISQGVALVHNGIIENHEEQREKLRALGYTFESQTDTEVIAHLIHHHLKSGDDLLVALQHTVKELTGAYALAVVSRAEPERFVCARMGCPLLIGLGEGENFVASDVSAVISATRKVIFLEEGDTAEIRRDGVRIFDEHDQPVERDVHLSDVSLASLELGPYRHFMQKEIHEQPRALGDTIEAAIDAGGFPAELFGKNAEAVLSGIEGVQIIACGTSYYAGLTARYWVEAIAGLPCSVEIASEYRYRAAYANPKHLIVTISQSGETLDTMEALKYAKSLGHKHTLSICNVPESAIPRASELVCYTRAGAEIGVASTKAFTTQLAALFQLTVVLGKLHGRIDAAQEADYLEQLRFLPGSVQHALNMEPQIAAWAERFARKSSALFLGRGLHYPIALEGALKLKEISYIHAEAYPAGELKHGPLALVDEDMPVVVIAPNDSLLEKVKSNMQEVRARGGELFVFADQDSNFNASEGVHVIRTPRHAGVLSPIVHTIPVQLLAYHTALARGTDVDKPRNLAKSVTVE; translated from the coding sequence ATGTGTGGAATCGTGGGTGCGATCGCTGATCGCGACGTAGTGCCGGTGCTGATCGAGGGTCTGAAGCGCCTTGAGTACCGTGGTTACGATTCCTCGGGTATCGCGGTGATCGACCATGCCGAGCGGTCGGAGGTGCGTCGCGTGCGTCGTACCGGTCGCGTGTCGGAAATGGCCACCGCGGCCGAGGCCGAGGGCTTCAACGCGGTGCTGGGCATCGGTCACACCCGCTGGGCCACCCACGGCGGTGTCACCGAGGCCAATGCGCATCCGCACATCAGCCAGGGCGTGGCGCTGGTGCACAACGGCATCATCGAGAACCATGAAGAGCAACGCGAGAAGCTGCGCGCCCTGGGCTACACGTTCGAGTCGCAGACCGATACCGAAGTCATCGCGCACCTGATCCACCATCACCTGAAGAGCGGCGACGACCTGCTGGTGGCGCTGCAGCACACGGTGAAGGAACTGACCGGTGCCTACGCGCTGGCCGTGGTCAGCCGCGCCGAGCCGGAGCGCTTCGTCTGTGCGCGCATGGGCTGCCCGCTGCTGATCGGCCTGGGCGAGGGCGAGAACTTCGTCGCTTCGGATGTCTCGGCGGTGATCTCGGCCACCCGCAAGGTGATTTTCCTGGAGGAAGGCGATACCGCCGAAATCCGCCGCGATGGCGTGCGCATCTTCGACGAGCACGACCAGCCGGTCGAGCGCGACGTGCATCTGTCCGACGTATCGCTGGCATCGCTGGAGCTGGGCCCGTACCGCCACTTCATGCAGAAGGAAATCCACGAGCAGCCGCGCGCCCTGGGCGACACCATCGAGGCGGCGATCGATGCCGGTGGTTTCCCGGCCGAGCTGTTCGGCAAGAACGCCGAAGCCGTGTTGTCGGGCATCGAGGGCGTGCAGATCATCGCCTGCGGTACCAGCTACTACGCCGGCCTGACTGCACGCTACTGGGTCGAGGCCATCGCCGGCCTGCCGTGCAGCGTGGAGATCGCCAGCGAGTACCGCTACCGCGCCGCCTACGCGAATCCGAAGCACCTGATCGTGACCATTTCCCAGTCCGGCGAAACGCTGGATACGATGGAAGCGCTGAAGTACGCCAAGTCGCTGGGCCACAAGCACACGCTGTCGATCTGCAACGTGCCGGAAAGCGCGATCCCGCGTGCCAGCGAACTGGTCTGTTACACCCGTGCCGGTGCCGAGATCGGCGTGGCATCGACCAAGGCCTTCACCACCCAGCTGGCGGCACTGTTCCAGCTGACCGTGGTGCTGGGCAAGCTGCATGGCCGCATCGACGCGGCACAGGAAGCGGACTACCTGGAGCAGCTGCGCTTCCTGCCGGGCAGCGTGCAGCACGCGTTGAACATGGAGCCGCAGATTGCTGCGTGGGCCGAGCGCTTCGCGCGCAAGAGCAGCGCGCTGTTCCTGGGCCGCGGCCTGCACTACCCGATCGCGCTGGAAGGCGCGCTCAAGCTCAAGGAAATCTCCTACATCCACGCCGAGGCCTACCCGGCGGGCGAGCTGAAGCATGGTCCGCTGGCGCTGGTGGACGAGGACATGCCGGTGGTGGTGATCGCGCCGAACGACAGCCTGCTGGAAAAGGTGAAGTCGAACATGCAGGAAGTGCGTGCGCGTGGCGGTGAACTGTTCGTGTTCGCCGACCAGGACAGCAACTTCAACGCGTCCGAAGGCGTGCACGTGATTCGTACGCCGCGCCATGCCGGCGTGCTCAGCCCGATCGTGCATACCATTCCGGTGCAGTTGCTGGCGTACCACACCGCGCTGGCACGTGGCACCGACGTGGACAAGCCGCGCAACCTGGCCAAGAGCGTGACAGTGGAGTAA
- a CDS encoding efflux RND transporter periplasmic adaptor subunit: MIRDTSAQDQIVSSAPASAPRANWHRYRWPALGTIALLAGIGWAVHAWSNASRSFDSSRVRIAEVKRGDLVRDIAADGRVIAANSPILYAISAGTVDLKVVAGDVVKKGQELAIIDSPELRSKLAQEQATLAGLEAEASRAALDATLARAKSRKETDQATIERQAADRDLQRYQRGYDGGAVPQIDLAKAKDSLKKADITLANATTDARLQSQGADLDARNKRLLADRQKAVVAEVQRQVDALTLRAPFDGQVGQVQAVQSTNLAANAPVLGVVDLSKFEVEIKVPESFARDLAIGMPAQLTGGNGQPFPGEISAVSPEVVNGEVNARVRFASAQPEGLRQSQRMSVRVLLDTRRNVLKVERGPFVEQGNGMAYVMDGRTAVRRPVELGVSSLGEVEIKSGVQPGDRIVVSGSDLFKDAERVSVN; the protein is encoded by the coding sequence ATGATCCGCGACACTTCCGCCCAGGACCAGATCGTTTCCTCCGCCCCGGCCAGCGCCCCGCGCGCCAACTGGCACCGTTACCGTTGGCCGGCGCTGGGCACGATCGCCCTGCTCGCCGGCATCGGCTGGGCCGTGCACGCCTGGTCCAACGCCAGCCGCTCCTTCGACAGCAGCCGCGTGCGCATCGCCGAAGTGAAACGTGGCGACCTGGTGCGCGACATCGCCGCCGACGGCCGCGTGATCGCCGCCAACAGCCCGATCCTGTATGCCATCTCGGCCGGCACCGTGGACCTGAAGGTGGTCGCCGGCGATGTGGTGAAGAAGGGGCAGGAGCTGGCGATCATCGACAGCCCCGAACTGCGCAGCAAGCTGGCCCAGGAACAGGCCACCCTGGCCGGCCTGGAAGCCGAGGCCAGCCGTGCCGCGCTGGACGCCACCCTGGCCCGCGCCAAGTCGCGCAAGGAAACCGACCAGGCCACCATCGAACGGCAGGCCGCCGACCGCGACCTGCAGCGCTACCAGCGCGGCTACGACGGCGGTGCGGTGCCGCAGATCGACCTGGCCAAGGCCAAGGACTCGCTGAAGAAGGCCGACATCACCCTGGCCAACGCCACCACCGATGCACGCCTGCAGAGCCAGGGCGCCGACCTGGATGCCCGCAACAAGCGTCTGCTGGCCGATCGCCAGAAGGCGGTGGTGGCCGAAGTGCAGCGCCAGGTCGACGCGCTGACGCTGCGTGCCCCCTTCGATGGCCAGGTCGGCCAGGTGCAGGCGGTGCAGTCCACCAACCTGGCCGCCAACGCACCGGTGCTGGGCGTGGTCGACCTGTCCAAGTTCGAAGTCGAGATCAAGGTGCCGGAGAGTTTCGCCCGCGACCTGGCGATCGGCATGCCGGCGCAGCTGACCGGTGGCAACGGCCAGCCGTTCCCGGGCGAAATCAGCGCAGTGTCGCCGGAAGTGGTCAACGGTGAGGTAAACGCCCGCGTGCGCTTTGCCAGCGCGCAGCCGGAAGGCCTGCGCCAGAGCCAGCGGATGTCGGTGCGCGTGCTGCTCGATACCCGCAGGAACGTGCTGAAGGTCGAGCGCGGCCCGTTCGTCGAACAGGGCAATGGCATGGCCTACGTGATGGATGGCCGCACCGCCGTGCGCCGTCCGGTGGAACTGGGCGTCAGCAGCCTGGGCGAAGTGGAAATCAAGTCGGGTGTGCAACCGGGCGACCGCATCGTGGTCTCCGGCAGCGACCTGTTCAAGGACGCCGAGCGCGTCTCCGTCAACTGA
- a CDS encoding ABC transporter ATP-binding protein produces MYMLEMRSVAKVFRTEQVETHALRSLELQVKEGEFVAVTGPSGSGKTTFLNIAGLLETFTSGTYMLDGQDVSTLGDDARSRLRNQKIGFIFQGFNLIPDLNLFDNVDVPLRYRKMSANERRERIEKALTQVGLGSRMKHYPNELSGGQQQRAAIARALAGSPRLLLADEPTGNLDTQMARGVMELLEEINAAGTTIVMVTHDPELAARAQRNVHIVDGQVTDLVREPVLATPVRHIVAVNE; encoded by the coding sequence ATGTACATGCTCGAAATGCGCTCGGTCGCCAAGGTCTTCCGCACCGAACAGGTGGAAACCCACGCACTGCGCTCGCTGGAACTGCAGGTCAAGGAAGGCGAATTCGTTGCCGTCACCGGCCCGTCCGGTTCCGGCAAGACCACCTTCCTCAACATCGCCGGCCTGCTGGAAACCTTCACCAGTGGCACCTACATGCTGGACGGCCAGGACGTGAGCACGCTGGGTGATGATGCGCGCAGCCGCCTGCGCAACCAGAAGATCGGCTTCATCTTCCAGGGCTTCAACCTGATCCCGGACCTCAACCTGTTCGACAACGTCGACGTGCCGCTGCGCTATCGCAAGATGAGCGCCAACGAGCGCCGCGAACGCATCGAGAAGGCGCTGACCCAGGTCGGCCTCGGCTCGCGCATGAAGCACTACCCGAACGAGCTGTCCGGCGGCCAGCAGCAGCGCGCGGCGATCGCACGTGCCCTGGCCGGCAGCCCGCGCCTGCTGCTGGCCGACGAACCGACCGGCAACCTGGATACGCAGATGGCCCGTGGCGTGATGGAACTGCTGGAAGAGATCAATGCCGCCGGCACCACCATCGTGATGGTCACCCACGACCCGGAACTGGCCGCACGCGCGCAGCGCAACGTGCACATCGTCGATGGCCAGGTGACCGACCTGGTGCGTGAGCCGGTGCTGGCCACGCCGGTGCGCCACATCGTCGCCGTCAACGAGTGA
- a CDS encoding ABC transporter permease — protein MFAYYARLAARSFRRNKVLTALMVVAIALGIGASMTTLTVFHVLSGDPIPGKSDRLFYVQLDAATGAYVAGEEPETQLTRFDGEALLREAKGERQALMSGGGGTIEPDNSTLKPFSIDTRWTSADFFPMFEVPMQYGRPWTREDDEGRARVVVISKALNDKLYQGANSVGRDLRMEGQSYRIVGVMKEWSPEPHFYDLTTGSYGKNEDLLLPISTSFDLKLGNNGNMNCFGENPDGNSYSLNAPCAWLQYWVEMDPAKAGDYRRYLENYSTQQREAGRFKHPPNVRLRTVMEWLDFNGAVPSDVRLQLWLALGFLGVCLVNTVGLLLAKFLRRSGEIGVRRALGASRGQIFLQCLVEAGAVGVVGGVLGIGLALLGLFAVRQQPVEYAKLAHLDGNMLLLALGLTLFASLAAGFLPAWRAMQVTPAIQLKSQ, from the coding sequence ATGTTCGCCTACTACGCCCGATTGGCGGCGCGCAGCTTCCGCCGCAACAAGGTCCTGACCGCGCTGATGGTGGTTGCCATCGCGCTCGGCATCGGCGCCTCGATGACCACGTTGACCGTGTTCCACGTGTTGTCCGGCGACCCGATCCCCGGCAAGAGCGACCGCCTGTTCTACGTGCAGCTCGATGCCGCGACCGGCGCCTATGTCGCCGGCGAAGAGCCGGAAACCCAACTCACCCGCTTCGACGGTGAAGCGCTGCTGCGCGAAGCCAAGGGTGAACGCCAGGCGCTGATGAGCGGCGGTGGCGGCACCATCGAACCGGACAACAGCACCCTCAAACCCTTCAGCATCGACACCCGCTGGACCTCGGCCGACTTCTTCCCGATGTTCGAGGTGCCCATGCAGTACGGCCGGCCCTGGACGCGCGAGGACGATGAAGGCCGCGCACGCGTGGTGGTCATCTCCAAGGCGCTCAACGACAAGCTGTACCAGGGTGCCAACAGCGTGGGCCGCGACCTGCGCATGGAAGGACAGAGTTACCGCATCGTCGGCGTGATGAAGGAATGGAGCCCGGAGCCGCACTTCTACGACCTGACCACCGGCAGCTACGGCAAGAACGAAGACCTGCTGCTGCCGATCTCCACCTCGTTCGACCTGAAGCTCGGCAACAACGGCAACATGAACTGCTTCGGCGAAAACCCCGACGGCAACAGCTACTCGCTCAATGCACCGTGCGCATGGCTGCAGTACTGGGTGGAGATGGATCCGGCCAAGGCCGGCGACTACCGCCGCTACCTGGAGAACTATTCGACCCAGCAGCGCGAGGCCGGCCGCTTCAAGCATCCGCCGAACGTGCGCCTGCGCACCGTGATGGAATGGCTGGACTTCAATGGTGCAGTCCCCAGCGACGTGCGCCTGCAGCTGTGGCTGGCGCTGGGCTTCCTCGGTGTCTGCCTGGTCAACACGGTAGGCCTGCTGCTGGCCAAGTTCCTGCGCCGCAGCGGTGAGATCGGCGTGCGCCGTGCACTCGGTGCCAGCCGCGGCCAGATCTTCCTGCAGTGCCTGGTGGAAGCCGGCGCGGTCGGCGTGGTCGGTGGCGTGCTGGGCATCGGTCTGGCCCTGCTCGGTCTGTTCGCGGTGCGCCAGCAACCGGTGGAGTACGCCAAGCTGGCCCACCTTGACGGCAACATGCTGCTGCTCGCACTGGGCCTGACCCTGTTCGCCAGCCTCGCCGCCGGTTTCCTGCCCGCCTGGCGCGCCATGCAGGTCACCCCGGCCATCCAGCTCAAGTCGCAGTAA